The following coding sequences lie in one Oncorhynchus masou masou isolate Uvic2021 chromosome 20, UVic_Omas_1.1, whole genome shotgun sequence genomic window:
- the g3bp2a gene encoding ras GTPase-activating protein-binding protein 2 isoform X1, with product MVMEKPSPLLVGREFVRQYYTLLNKAPDFLHRFYGRNSSYVHGGLDSNGKLAEAVYGQAEIHKKVLSLQFQECHTKIRHVDAHATLTDGVVVQVLGELSNNGQPMRKFMQTFVLAPEVRSTGSVANKFYVHNDIFRYEDEVFGDSEAELDEESEEEVEEEQEERQPSPEPLQDSPNSTTYYEPHPVINGVEEPMEEPAPEPEPEPEPEPEVEELKPDVEEKVMEELEEKAPSPVPVESPPSTQEAPKTFSWASVTSKNLPPSGTGPSSGIPPHVVKAPSSQPRAETKLESQMAPLRGPRDQRPRDRPAFVQRASRPDGVAPSESQTGKPHFSFVNKGRGEADPGEMDNRRIIRYPDSHQLFVGNLPHDIDEAELKDFFMTFGNVVELRINTKGVGGKLPNFGFVVFDDSDPVQRILGAKVGGPIMFRGEVRLNVEEKKTRAVREREVRGGDDRRDMGRRGDRGPGGPRGGMVAGSGMMRDGRGPPPRGGMGAPKPGLGSGRGAGGSAEGRFTTQRR from the exons ATGGTGATGGAGAAGCCAAGTCCCCTGCTTGTAGGGCGGGAGTTTGTGAGGCAGTATTACACACTCTTAAACAAAGCACCCGATTTCCTGCACAG GTTCTATGGAAGGAACTCCTCCTATGTTCATGGCGGACTTGACTCCAACGGGAAGCTTGCAGAAGCAGTGTATGGCCAAGCA GAAATCCACAAGAAGGTCCTGTCCCTGCAGTTCCAAGAATGCCACACGAAGATCAGACACGTGGACGCCCATGCCACGCTGACTGACGGTGTTGTGGTCCAGGTGCTGGGTGAGCTTTCCAACAACGGCCAGCCGATGAGGAAGTTCATGCAGACCTTTGTGCTCGCTCCAGAGGTGCGTAGTACG GGCTCCGTGGCAAACAAGTTCTACGTACACAACGACATTTTCCGCTATGAGGATGAGGTTTTCGGCGACTCTGAGGCTGAACTTGATGAGG AATCTgaagaggaggttgaggaggagcaggaggagagacagCCGTCCCCAGAGCCACTCCAGGACAGTCCTAACAGCACTACCTACTACGAGCCTCACCCTGTCAT CAATGGTGTTGAGGAGCCCATGGAGGAGCCGGCTCCAGAGCCTGAGCCCGAGCCTGAACCGGAGCCCGAGGTAGAGGAGCTGAAGCCTGACGTGGAGGAGAAGGTGatggaggagctggaggagaaggCCCCCTCCCCGGTCCCAGTAGAGTCCCCACCCAGCACGCAGGAGGCCCCCAAG ACCTTCTCCTGGGCCTCGGTGACCAGTAAAAACCTGCCTCCTAGCGGTACAGGACCCTCCTCTGGAATTCCCCCCCATGTTGTTAAAGCACCAAGCTCACAG CCCAGAGCAGAGACCAAACTTGAGAGCCAGATGGCCCCTCTCCGGGGACCCCGGGACCAGCGCCCCCGCGACAGACCAGCCTTCGTACAGCGAGCATCCAGACCTG ATGGTGTTGCACCTTCAGAATCACAAACTGGGAAACCCCACTTCAGTTTTGTCAACAAAG GTCGGGGCGAGGCGGACCCCGGTGAGATGGACAACAGGAGGATCATCCGGTACCCAGACAGCCACCAGCTCTTTGTGGGCAACCTCCCTCATGACATTGACGAGGCAGAGCTCAAGGACTTCTTCATGA CTTTTGGCAATGTAGTGGAGCTGAGGATCAACACCAAGGGAGTCGGAGGAAAGCTGCCCAACTTTGGCTTTGTGGTCTTTGACGACTCTGACCCTGTCCAGAGAATCCTGGGGGCGAAGGTAGGGGGG cccatcATGTTCCGTGGCGAGGTGCGCCTGAACGTAGAGGAGAAGAAGACCAGGGCGGTGCGTGAGCGGGAGGTCCGTGGTGGAGACGACCGTAGAGACATGGGGAGACGTGGCGACAGGGGGCCCGGCGGCCCACGAGGAGGCATGGTGGCCGGCAGCGGGATGATGCGTGACGGCAGGGGCCCCCCACCCAGGGGTGGCATGGGTGCTCCCAAGCCCGGCCTGGGTTCtggaagaggagcaggaggatcCGCCGAGGGCCGCTTCACCACCCAGCGCCGCTGA
- the g3bp2a gene encoding ras GTPase-activating protein-binding protein 2 isoform X2 → MVMEKPSPLLVGREFVRQYYTLLNKAPDFLHRFYGRNSSYVHGGLDSNGKLAEAVYGQAEIHKKVLSLQFQECHTKIRHVDAHATLTDGVVVQVLGELSNNGQPMRKFMQTFVLAPEVRSTGSVANKFYVHNDIFRYEDEVFGDSEAELDEESEEEVEEEQEERQPSPEPLQDSPNSTTYYEPHPVINGVEEPMEEPAPEPEPEPEPEPEVEELKPDVEEKVMEELEEKAPSPVPVESPPSTQEAPKTFSWASVTSKNLPPSGTGPSSGIPPHVVKAPSSQPRAETKLESQMAPLRGPRDQRPRDRPAFVQRASRPDGVAPSESQTGKPHFSFVNKGRGEADPGEMDNRRIIRYPDSHQLFVGNLPHDIDEAELKDFFMTFGNVVELRINTKGVGGKLPNFGFVVFDDSDPVQRILGAKPIMFRGEVRLNVEEKKTRAVREREVRGGDDRRDMGRRGDRGPGGPRGGMVAGSGMMRDGRGPPPRGGMGAPKPGLGSGRGAGGSAEGRFTTQRR, encoded by the exons ATGGTGATGGAGAAGCCAAGTCCCCTGCTTGTAGGGCGGGAGTTTGTGAGGCAGTATTACACACTCTTAAACAAAGCACCCGATTTCCTGCACAG GTTCTATGGAAGGAACTCCTCCTATGTTCATGGCGGACTTGACTCCAACGGGAAGCTTGCAGAAGCAGTGTATGGCCAAGCA GAAATCCACAAGAAGGTCCTGTCCCTGCAGTTCCAAGAATGCCACACGAAGATCAGACACGTGGACGCCCATGCCACGCTGACTGACGGTGTTGTGGTCCAGGTGCTGGGTGAGCTTTCCAACAACGGCCAGCCGATGAGGAAGTTCATGCAGACCTTTGTGCTCGCTCCAGAGGTGCGTAGTACG GGCTCCGTGGCAAACAAGTTCTACGTACACAACGACATTTTCCGCTATGAGGATGAGGTTTTCGGCGACTCTGAGGCTGAACTTGATGAGG AATCTgaagaggaggttgaggaggagcaggaggagagacagCCGTCCCCAGAGCCACTCCAGGACAGTCCTAACAGCACTACCTACTACGAGCCTCACCCTGTCAT CAATGGTGTTGAGGAGCCCATGGAGGAGCCGGCTCCAGAGCCTGAGCCCGAGCCTGAACCGGAGCCCGAGGTAGAGGAGCTGAAGCCTGACGTGGAGGAGAAGGTGatggaggagctggaggagaaggCCCCCTCCCCGGTCCCAGTAGAGTCCCCACCCAGCACGCAGGAGGCCCCCAAG ACCTTCTCCTGGGCCTCGGTGACCAGTAAAAACCTGCCTCCTAGCGGTACAGGACCCTCCTCTGGAATTCCCCCCCATGTTGTTAAAGCACCAAGCTCACAG CCCAGAGCAGAGACCAAACTTGAGAGCCAGATGGCCCCTCTCCGGGGACCCCGGGACCAGCGCCCCCGCGACAGACCAGCCTTCGTACAGCGAGCATCCAGACCTG ATGGTGTTGCACCTTCAGAATCACAAACTGGGAAACCCCACTTCAGTTTTGTCAACAAAG GTCGGGGCGAGGCGGACCCCGGTGAGATGGACAACAGGAGGATCATCCGGTACCCAGACAGCCACCAGCTCTTTGTGGGCAACCTCCCTCATGACATTGACGAGGCAGAGCTCAAGGACTTCTTCATGA CTTTTGGCAATGTAGTGGAGCTGAGGATCAACACCAAGGGAGTCGGAGGAAAGCTGCCCAACTTTGGCTTTGTGGTCTTTGACGACTCTGACCCTGTCCAGAGAATCCTGGGGGCGAAG cccatcATGTTCCGTGGCGAGGTGCGCCTGAACGTAGAGGAGAAGAAGACCAGGGCGGTGCGTGAGCGGGAGGTCCGTGGTGGAGACGACCGTAGAGACATGGGGAGACGTGGCGACAGGGGGCCCGGCGGCCCACGAGGAGGCATGGTGGCCGGCAGCGGGATGATGCGTGACGGCAGGGGCCCCCCACCCAGGGGTGGCATGGGTGCTCCCAAGCCCGGCCTGGGTTCtggaagaggagcaggaggatcCGCCGAGGGCCGCTTCACCACCCAGCGCCGCTGA
- the g3bp2a gene encoding ras GTPase-activating protein-binding protein 2 isoform X3 yields MVMEKPSPLLVGREFVRQYYTLLNKAPDFLHRFYGRNSSYVHGGLDSNGKLAEAVYGQAEIHKKVLSLQFQECHTKIRHVDAHATLTDGVVVQVLGELSNNGQPMRKFMQTFVLAPEGSVANKFYVHNDIFRYEDEVFGDSEAELDEESEEEVEEEQEERQPSPEPLQDSPNSTTYYEPHPVINGVEEPMEEPAPEPEPEPEPEPEVEELKPDVEEKVMEELEEKAPSPVPVESPPSTQEAPKTFSWASVTSKNLPPSGTGPSSGIPPHVVKAPSSQPRAETKLESQMAPLRGPRDQRPRDRPAFVQRASRPDGVAPSESQTGKPHFSFVNKGRGEADPGEMDNRRIIRYPDSHQLFVGNLPHDIDEAELKDFFMTFGNVVELRINTKGVGGKLPNFGFVVFDDSDPVQRILGAKVGGPIMFRGEVRLNVEEKKTRAVREREVRGGDDRRDMGRRGDRGPGGPRGGMVAGSGMMRDGRGPPPRGGMGAPKPGLGSGRGAGGSAEGRFTTQRR; encoded by the exons ATGGTGATGGAGAAGCCAAGTCCCCTGCTTGTAGGGCGGGAGTTTGTGAGGCAGTATTACACACTCTTAAACAAAGCACCCGATTTCCTGCACAG GTTCTATGGAAGGAACTCCTCCTATGTTCATGGCGGACTTGACTCCAACGGGAAGCTTGCAGAAGCAGTGTATGGCCAAGCA GAAATCCACAAGAAGGTCCTGTCCCTGCAGTTCCAAGAATGCCACACGAAGATCAGACACGTGGACGCCCATGCCACGCTGACTGACGGTGTTGTGGTCCAGGTGCTGGGTGAGCTTTCCAACAACGGCCAGCCGATGAGGAAGTTCATGCAGACCTTTGTGCTCGCTCCAGAG GGCTCCGTGGCAAACAAGTTCTACGTACACAACGACATTTTCCGCTATGAGGATGAGGTTTTCGGCGACTCTGAGGCTGAACTTGATGAGG AATCTgaagaggaggttgaggaggagcaggaggagagacagCCGTCCCCAGAGCCACTCCAGGACAGTCCTAACAGCACTACCTACTACGAGCCTCACCCTGTCAT CAATGGTGTTGAGGAGCCCATGGAGGAGCCGGCTCCAGAGCCTGAGCCCGAGCCTGAACCGGAGCCCGAGGTAGAGGAGCTGAAGCCTGACGTGGAGGAGAAGGTGatggaggagctggaggagaaggCCCCCTCCCCGGTCCCAGTAGAGTCCCCACCCAGCACGCAGGAGGCCCCCAAG ACCTTCTCCTGGGCCTCGGTGACCAGTAAAAACCTGCCTCCTAGCGGTACAGGACCCTCCTCTGGAATTCCCCCCCATGTTGTTAAAGCACCAAGCTCACAG CCCAGAGCAGAGACCAAACTTGAGAGCCAGATGGCCCCTCTCCGGGGACCCCGGGACCAGCGCCCCCGCGACAGACCAGCCTTCGTACAGCGAGCATCCAGACCTG ATGGTGTTGCACCTTCAGAATCACAAACTGGGAAACCCCACTTCAGTTTTGTCAACAAAG GTCGGGGCGAGGCGGACCCCGGTGAGATGGACAACAGGAGGATCATCCGGTACCCAGACAGCCACCAGCTCTTTGTGGGCAACCTCCCTCATGACATTGACGAGGCAGAGCTCAAGGACTTCTTCATGA CTTTTGGCAATGTAGTGGAGCTGAGGATCAACACCAAGGGAGTCGGAGGAAAGCTGCCCAACTTTGGCTTTGTGGTCTTTGACGACTCTGACCCTGTCCAGAGAATCCTGGGGGCGAAGGTAGGGGGG cccatcATGTTCCGTGGCGAGGTGCGCCTGAACGTAGAGGAGAAGAAGACCAGGGCGGTGCGTGAGCGGGAGGTCCGTGGTGGAGACGACCGTAGAGACATGGGGAGACGTGGCGACAGGGGGCCCGGCGGCCCACGAGGAGGCATGGTGGCCGGCAGCGGGATGATGCGTGACGGCAGGGGCCCCCCACCCAGGGGTGGCATGGGTGCTCCCAAGCCCGGCCTGGGTTCtggaagaggagcaggaggatcCGCCGAGGGCCGCTTCACCACCCAGCGCCGCTGA
- the LOC135507032 gene encoding uncharacterized protein LOC135507032 has translation MEVKLTEAVIFSLLLTLQVFSAERNDETSTSWPDQGAIPTGDYLEKGRGEVHRYDRQEQHSGQSEHDVIHTLLSTNDATKMDIINRDEFPCNVISVMDDLPTPQVQTQPTPTAVTTSSPHLDNNKNKRKAKGAPQHQGLVVPYLPIRPGAPNIKGFPPAPPMFFVPQKAAARHPHPMSWFPRGYGSMPNYLMPPSVFSAYVRALHGGSSEENSSSD, from the exons ATGGAAGTCAAACTAACAGAAGCAGtgattttctctctccttcttactCTCCAGGTATTTTCTGCAG AGAGGAACGATGAGACTTCCACTTCCTGGCCCGATCAGGGGGCAATTCCCACGGGAGACTacctggagaaggggagaggagaggtgcacaGATATGACAGACAAG AGCAGCATTCTGGGCAATCTGAACATGATGTTATTCACACACTGCTGAGCACAAACGATGCAACTAAGATGGACATCATCAACCGTGACGAGTTTCCATGTAACGTCATATCAGTCATGGACGACCTCCCAACCCCTCAGGTTCAGACTCAACCAACCCCGACCGCAGTTACCACCAGCAGCCCACACCTGGACAATAACAAAAACAAGAGAAAGGCAAAGGGAGCTCCTCAACATCAGGGTCTAGTTGTCCCATACCTACCCATCAGGCCTGGTGCCCCCAACATAAAAGGCTTCCCTCCTGCACCACCAATGTTCTTTGTCCCTCAGAAAGCTGCAGCACGCCATCCCCACCCCATGAGCTGGTTTCCCAGAGGCTATGGAAGTATGCCCAACTACCTCATGCCCCCCTCTGTATTCTCAGCCTATGTCCGGGCTTTGCATGGAGGTTCATCTGAAGAGAATTCTTCGAGTGACTGA
- the g3bp2a gene encoding ras GTPase-activating protein-binding protein 2 isoform X4, with protein MVMEKPSPLLVGREFVRQYYTLLNKAPDFLHRFYGRNSSYVHGGLDSNGKLAEAVYGQAEIHKKVLSLQFQECHTKIRHVDAHATLTDGVVVQVLGELSNNGQPMRKFMQTFVLAPEGSVANKFYVHNDIFRYEDEVFGDSEAELDEESEEEVEEEQEERQPSPEPLQDSPNSTTYYEPHPVINGVEEPMEEPAPEPEPEPEPEPEVEELKPDVEEKVMEELEEKAPSPVPVESPPSTQEAPKTFSWASVTSKNLPPSGTGPSSGIPPHVVKAPSSQPRAETKLESQMAPLRGPRDQRPRDRPAFVQRASRPDGVAPSESQTGKPHFSFVNKGRGEADPGEMDNRRIIRYPDSHQLFVGNLPHDIDEAELKDFFMTFGNVVELRINTKGVGGKLPNFGFVVFDDSDPVQRILGAKPIMFRGEVRLNVEEKKTRAVREREVRGGDDRRDMGRRGDRGPGGPRGGMVAGSGMMRDGRGPPPRGGMGAPKPGLGSGRGAGGSAEGRFTTQRR; from the exons ATGGTGATGGAGAAGCCAAGTCCCCTGCTTGTAGGGCGGGAGTTTGTGAGGCAGTATTACACACTCTTAAACAAAGCACCCGATTTCCTGCACAG GTTCTATGGAAGGAACTCCTCCTATGTTCATGGCGGACTTGACTCCAACGGGAAGCTTGCAGAAGCAGTGTATGGCCAAGCA GAAATCCACAAGAAGGTCCTGTCCCTGCAGTTCCAAGAATGCCACACGAAGATCAGACACGTGGACGCCCATGCCACGCTGACTGACGGTGTTGTGGTCCAGGTGCTGGGTGAGCTTTCCAACAACGGCCAGCCGATGAGGAAGTTCATGCAGACCTTTGTGCTCGCTCCAGAG GGCTCCGTGGCAAACAAGTTCTACGTACACAACGACATTTTCCGCTATGAGGATGAGGTTTTCGGCGACTCTGAGGCTGAACTTGATGAGG AATCTgaagaggaggttgaggaggagcaggaggagagacagCCGTCCCCAGAGCCACTCCAGGACAGTCCTAACAGCACTACCTACTACGAGCCTCACCCTGTCAT CAATGGTGTTGAGGAGCCCATGGAGGAGCCGGCTCCAGAGCCTGAGCCCGAGCCTGAACCGGAGCCCGAGGTAGAGGAGCTGAAGCCTGACGTGGAGGAGAAGGTGatggaggagctggaggagaaggCCCCCTCCCCGGTCCCAGTAGAGTCCCCACCCAGCACGCAGGAGGCCCCCAAG ACCTTCTCCTGGGCCTCGGTGACCAGTAAAAACCTGCCTCCTAGCGGTACAGGACCCTCCTCTGGAATTCCCCCCCATGTTGTTAAAGCACCAAGCTCACAG CCCAGAGCAGAGACCAAACTTGAGAGCCAGATGGCCCCTCTCCGGGGACCCCGGGACCAGCGCCCCCGCGACAGACCAGCCTTCGTACAGCGAGCATCCAGACCTG ATGGTGTTGCACCTTCAGAATCACAAACTGGGAAACCCCACTTCAGTTTTGTCAACAAAG GTCGGGGCGAGGCGGACCCCGGTGAGATGGACAACAGGAGGATCATCCGGTACCCAGACAGCCACCAGCTCTTTGTGGGCAACCTCCCTCATGACATTGACGAGGCAGAGCTCAAGGACTTCTTCATGA CTTTTGGCAATGTAGTGGAGCTGAGGATCAACACCAAGGGAGTCGGAGGAAAGCTGCCCAACTTTGGCTTTGTGGTCTTTGACGACTCTGACCCTGTCCAGAGAATCCTGGGGGCGAAG cccatcATGTTCCGTGGCGAGGTGCGCCTGAACGTAGAGGAGAAGAAGACCAGGGCGGTGCGTGAGCGGGAGGTCCGTGGTGGAGACGACCGTAGAGACATGGGGAGACGTGGCGACAGGGGGCCCGGCGGCCCACGAGGAGGCATGGTGGCCGGCAGCGGGATGATGCGTGACGGCAGGGGCCCCCCACCCAGGGGTGGCATGGGTGCTCCCAAGCCCGGCCTGGGTTCtggaagaggagcaggaggatcCGCCGAGGGCCGCTTCACCACCCAGCGCCGCTGA